The segment GACGGTCGTCACTGTTGGTGTGAAGCCGCCTTCTCCTTGGTGCACAGCGGACAAACAGCGTCTCAAAGCAGCGAGCAGCACCTGCAGACAGCCGCTGTGACGGGCACCTGGAGCCAGAGACGCCGGCTTTGACTTTGAGTTGGACGCTGCTCTTGAGCAACCTGTTCCGGAGACTATGATGTTATTCTGGTCCACCCCCTCGGTGtctgcattaacattaacattaagatgtcacatatgttgtttttttgaagcTAGCGAAAGCTGCCGGGTGATAACAATGGGCTCCCTGCTCGCTGCGGCGATTAACGGCTCTAACTGGCTGTAAAATCAGCTAGCGCTGTTAGCTAACCTCTCTCACCCGGTCCCCTCTATGCGGCTATCGCAGTTTTCCCCCTACATTAGCCTGTGTTTCGGGGGTTTGAGAGCTGCTTCAGTCGTCCAccacacatttcacaacaaCACACGCACCACCGCAGTTCCAAGTCGCCCACTCCGGAACCAAACACACGGCTAAACGCTGCGCCTCCTTCGCGCAGCGTTTCCTCAACGACGGAGCCCCCGGAGCGGCTCCTGTGGCTGAGTGAGGCTCACCTTTGTCCGGGGTGTCTGTCGGTAGCCCCCGGTGGTGCTGTGAAGGTGGTAATAAGCCTTAAAAATCCAGGGGAACGAGGCGTCGTAGTGCTGAACACACTGGATCAGGAGATCCCAGCTAACGAgcctccgtgtgtgtgtttgctctgccCACTTACTGAGGCGTCCAAGGGAGCGTCTGCGTGTTAACACCCCGCGACAAAAACGTAAAACGGAAAGCCGAGCACTAAAAGGTAAAGCTGCACgaatactgtaaaaatactgttcATAAATATGGTTTAAATGAGCatcatctgcagaaaaaaagccattttaaaCAAAAGAGCTGCGACAATCAACAATGTTATTGTATATTAGGTTACATCACATGACGCCTCAAGGTGTTTGGTGCTTGGATTACAGCAGAGTTAAGTGAagttaacataataaaaacatatttcaagtAAGAGAGAGTTGTTGCAGTCGTAAAGATTTATGTTCTAGAAATCAATGTGAAAAgccaatgtgtttgtgttaaagggCTGAATTTATAGAGAAACCAAGGGTGAATTTATGATAAGCAAGACGTTCCCttgttttataataacaatatcTCTTAAGTTTTAGTTTGAGAATTCtacttaattattaatttatttcacattcacatgtgaAGTGGTGAATCAAAGCTGTcatattactgtactgtacattaaaagCTTGACTTCAGTTTATTCCTTTACGGTCTTATTTGTGTCTATTAAAATTAGGGCTTTCATAGTAAATTGTACCAAGATGAGCTGACATGTGCAGTGAATATCCATTAGTGAtgcaaagagaaagacagaagaaaaaaaagacagctttACTATGTAATCCTTTTACATACTCAAAAACCGCTCAACAGGGTTTGCAGCATTCTTATTTAATGTATGTCATAACTGAAGGGCTGGGCAGAGCTGAGCATAGCAGAGCAATGAGTAGCTTGATGTTGCAGCTTGATTCCCAAAAAAGgatcaaaatgtattattaaaattgctatatttatgtattataaGGTCAATGGCACAATTTTATAGCACCTTTCAAAAACATGCTTAaaagaattatatttaaaaaagacataataaatatatacatatgtcAGGTCAATGAAATATGCTCCTCTTACATGCAGGTTGTGAATGTGGGTCATGATGACATGATGTTAAGTGATACTTGCCACATCAATGAAGTTAAACAGTAAGAGAATCATAAAGCAAGATGATCCCCAACTACAGTACCTGCTCCTGCTGTGTGGCAGACCTACTAAAGCTTTGTGTTTACTTCCACCTACTGGCAGAGAGATGTTACAGGCGGCATAGACTTCACAGGGATGATATTGCTCCACAAATTTACTACCAATCTACCATCAATACTTTTCTGCTTCTCATGAATTGTCCGTCTCAGATAAGATTAGACATTACGTCAGAACAGTAAAATGACAAAGGAGCAGAGGTGAAAATACAACTGTCTTATCATACATAACAGAAAAGACAGGTGAGGGCaagaaaaaggcagaaaaggagagagaggaactgCTGAGCgagaaacaaacactttaaacaaaTGGTGCAGAGAAAGTGTGTACACAGCAATGTTTTTAtacaaatgtttgttcattCTTAGATTTGATGCACTTGTTCTTTCCCTATTTATTGATCACGAAGGATTAACAAATGGTTACAGGTTATTTACAGTAGTTATCATGCTGATACGATTTTATATTTATCAGCAGCATGGTCAACATGGTTTCAAGATTCAGTTAAGAAAACAGTGACTTACAACATAGCATGACACACCTAGGATGAGTTTGCATGTATTTCCATTTACAAATCAGTGACAAagctttacttttactttccaATTAATGCAGCATAACACAGTAATGTTTGCTGGGACAGACACACTGAGTATACTTTCTTATGTTTTTGCATGAGTATACCAATAAATCAACCAACGAGtggaaaatacacaaactcagtctctgaaaaaaatagatttattaTTCAAATAAGCAACATATACACAATGGGCTCATGGTTCTAATTGTCAGAAAGAATATGAATATAGTGGTGTTATAATCATTTACAGACATATTAGGTTTCTATTATCACACAGCTCCATGGGAcattaataattcacatttctattatatttgaatatttataatttacagCACAGACATATAGAGCTGAGGGCACAGGAGAGCTTGAGTATGAAAATTTGATTTATTACCGTCAGCTTTCACTAAATAACATGAGAACACAATAGCTGGGGTTAACTTGCTTTGTTTAGGTGCAATCTGTCACCGCATGATAGATTCATTGCTCATCAGATTTAAATAAGTGGTTCTAATCTGAAAAACACTGTGAGACTGTGACCTGAGAGAATTAGACAGACACGAATGGGCTGTAAACTGTGGTGTTAGACTATAAAAGCCAggaaattgtattttaaataagaGATTAGTAACTTCCAAGGGCAATCTATCTTCATCCAACATTAAACTGGTCAAACAAAACGATCATTGCCTCATTAAGAAAGGGAAGGAGACACCACATCTCTGAAGTCTGCAAAGCTGACACTGCCCcagtaaagacaaaaagacaaatgacttTGGCTGAAACACATTCTTAACTGTAGTTTCCAGGAACACTTTCTCTTCTATTAATTCCACCCTGCAATTCAATAGCAACATGATCCACAGAAGAAGGAGGTCTCATTAAATAATCAAACCCTGCTTTCAATGTTCTGTTATTCATATTACATCTGTGAAAGAAAGATGTAACATGAAATGATTATAGATTggtaaataatacaaaaacaatttcAATCGCTGGCTAAGTctgcatctttatttattttttttacacatgctctgtttttcctttttgaagaGACTCCACCTTGTGCACAGCATTtccatgtgtgaaatgtgtgtgtgtctagttcGGATTGCTAAACTTTCAAATCAGATTAATCGTGTTTACCATTTCTTCTTTGAGGTCTAGACCATACTTCTACATCGGAGCATATTTCAGCACATCAGTGTTAAAAGTGATGCATCCTGCGTAAAGAAGAGGTGTGAACAAGGTACAAAAGTAGAGAGGAAGGCACAGTAGAGACTGTGGTTGTGATGCATTCATTTTCCCAGCCTCTTGGCTACGTCCCTATAGGCCAGCTCGATTTCCACATCAGCTGCACATGTGTTAGTGAACTCATCTCGGCTGTAGGCATTGCCAAGATACCGCCACACCCCTTTGAATTCAGATGGGATGTCATAGTTTCTGTACTTCTTTGCAACCACCTGCCAAAAAGTAAATTATGGTTACACCACTCTGAAGACCGATTTTAAAAGCTCAGATGAACCGGCCCACTCGAGTCCTAAACATGTTACCTTGACCACGTGAAGTTTGGGCAGGAGGTTACAGTCAGCCAGTGTCAGTTCATCACCATCCAGGTATTTGCGGGTGGATTCTCCATCAACCTCATCAGGTAGCGGACTCGTCAGATACTGATCCAGCTTAGCCAGGGCCTTGTTTAGAGTCTTCTCTAATGCTGAAACATGTAGAGAACAGAGAAGTCCTCAAAGTTGATGATATAGTGATTCTGTTGGGACTTCAGTGGCTGAAATGAAATTTGCCCACTCTCTATAAAACATTggtaaagaaaatgtgttcactGATATTCAAACATATTAACTAGTTTTGCACACAGTACTCACCTCGATTCTGATCTGgtcttgtgtttttaacataAGCTGAGAACTTGGCAAATATGTCGTTTCCTGCTGTGTTGGATTCACGGTTCCTCGCTGCAAGTTTGGGATACCTGAGGGACAGGAGGTTCACATAATCTCAGGATGTTGCTTGCGTTATTTCCTAATCTCTTCGTGTGTGTTTTCGTGTGACATACTTTGGTGGAGCCAGCATCTCCTCCAGGTACTCCTCTATTTTGTTGACGTCTGTGAGAACCTCACCCTGGAAGGTGAGGAAGGGTGGGTGTGTTCCTGGAGCCAGGttgtgaaggtcagctggtttCCTGATCAGAGtagaatcattttaaaactgaatattttcattcatgctattttaatattaaaataaaattacagctctcaataaataaataaaatgatcttTGTCTATTCATTCAGTGCAGCTCGTGCTAATTCACTTTTTTGTACTTCAATCACATATTTACAGAGTATTAATCTACATgcaggggattttttttttttgacaggtGAGCTACAGCTacttaaaacatttactgtaaactaaTGACGTAAGAAATTTTATTGCATGCAGCAGGGTCACAACGTGCTGCAGCATGTCAGTTGTATTTATGCTGTAGCAATAGCACATTGTTTATGATCTGGCTGCACTTCATTACTTTTAGCAGTAGATGTCTCTAGTAAACACTGTTAAATGAGGTTTTGAGTGAAGAACATTTTGGTGTTTCACACAAAGCCTTGTTTGGTCATGACTAAAACACATaggctacataaataaaaataaaatgtatattaaaaaaaagccttAACTTGG is part of the Anabas testudineus chromosome 2, fAnaTes1.2, whole genome shotgun sequence genome and harbors:
- the clic5a gene encoding chloride intracellular channel protein 5a isoform X2 — its product is MTDIAAEEDKDPDIELFVKAGSDGESIGNCPFSQRLFMILWLKGVVFNVTTVDLKRKPADLHNLAPGTHPPFLTFQGEVLTDVNKIEEYLEEMLAPPKYPKLAARNRESNTAGNDIFAKFSAYVKNTRPDQNRALEKTLNKALAKLDQYLTSPLPDEVDGESTRKYLDGDELTLADCNLLPKLHVVKVVAKKYRNYDIPSEFKGVWRYLGNAYSRDEFTNTCAADVEIELAYRDVAKRLGK